The sequence below is a genomic window from Phoenix dactylifera cultivar Barhee BC4 chromosome 8, palm_55x_up_171113_PBpolish2nd_filt_p, whole genome shotgun sequence.
AAGATGGTAAAAaggaaaacagaaggaaaaagaatGTATTTAAAACCCTAGACATGTATTGGTGTTATAATGAAGAGCTATTACTTTGAACTCAAATggtgcaagaaaaaagaaaagaaaagaaaaaagaaacacacatacaaaataagttaGCATGACATGCATTGGAATTTCACTCAGGAGCAAGAGTTAGAACGTTAACTAGTTTCCAGAAAATATAaagtaaacaaaagaaaagtccTTATAGTAATTACCACCCCAACAATTAATAAAAACTTACCTATCTACTATATAGGTAATTAATGATGAAATCTGCCTTTATATAAGTATTTAATGGTGAAATCGGCCTGGGTATAGAAATGATTAaggacaaaagaaaataatacaCCAGAGTTGGTGCTTTTAATCTACTAATTAAAATCCCCCCTAGCaagggagtttttttttttaatcgctTATCTTGGGAATCGAACTCGTGCCGctggctttgataccactgttaggactGTAGGCGTTGCCATCTCACTAAAACCCGCAGGTGATAGTAAAGGCTTAACCACAGACTTTAAACCGACCATCCCAAGCGCTCCGCCGGCGTTCGATTGCGACTTGGCCTACACCGGCCTCCGCCGCGGACGAGCCTTGCTGACTTGACCCACACTGCGGACGAGGTTTAATGGATCATAGGCTACTTTCATTCAAACAAGGCCCTAAAATTCAAGCTTGACCTAAGCTTTGATCAAGCTTAATTTAAATCCAGCTCACTTTGAGGGTAACAAGCTGCGGAAAATATGCTTGTTTAACCTCATATTGATACTAAGCTCCATCAAATAGGAAATGTGCCAAATTTGACCAATCAAATAAGCTTGATTACACCTCTAGACATCAATAATCCGAAGGACACATTTAACCGGTTATCTCCATCATTTGCCAActttgtttcaaaaaaaaagtcacATTTTCAGAATCCTGTTGTGGCATGTGCTAAAATTTTCATAAACATCCAGCGATGAAGCGATTGTGAGATTCTAGTCCCACAGCAGATTGAACATGAGTACACAACGATGTGTCAAAACCTTCATGCAAGCACAGAGGGAGCCACAGGGATGGGGGTCAATCAAAAGCCAGAAATATGATGCAATTTGAAGTCCCAAATCTGGAATGACTATTTGCTTCAAGCCATAGATGTAGCATCAGTGTTATTAGGcactaaagaaaagaaattatagGATAAGTTTGCACCAGCAAAATTTCCTCTTTAATGTGGTCAACCAGAAATACAAGGTAATGCAAGAACAACATGTAGCTGAACAAAGCACTTGCAGTCATAAGTGCAGACACAATGCACAAGCCATCGGTATAAAATCCATCTGCTACTAGGGAAACTAGTAGCAAACGTACGAAGTATTCATGGACCTCCAGGTAAATACTTACTGCATGTATTTtatcacacacacatacacaaccTACCGCTTGTAAAGGAGCAAGGCcatatgtaaaaataaaaaacaaaacaaaaatcaaggaAGCGTCAACAATCCCAAGAAGTAACTCGAATTTCCTAGGCATTGCTGTCCGGTTGCAAAGGATGAACTCATACACCAAGCTTGCCCATGAATTGAGTCATTACACTTTAAAATCTTGTATTTGAACCTTACTTATTCTGCTCCAATTTCCCTGGTGTACGTTTTTAAAAATCTTTGTACAAAATGCGCTCCCTAGTCTACCCTCCCCCTTTCAAATCATCTTTTACGGTTACAATCAAGGTCACAATTTCCATCTTCCATTCAGCATTCTGAAATTCCAATGCAAATTGAAACCTTTTACTCTAACAGAAGTGTTCTGTTACTTACATTGCATATTACCCTAAAAGATACAGTTTCCATACAAACTAGACCTAATCAAATACCAACTAGTAGACCAAATAACTTCTAAATTCATTGATTCAATTAGTAGACCTAATCGCAAAGACATCCACATAATGGCCAAGAAACAGAGACTAAAAGGCAAAATCACAAAGATCTCCATCCAACATCAAGTGAGCGACACCCTACTTCACTATAACCAAGAGGTACAGCGGATAATAAGAAGGGCGAAGAGCGCTCACGGTGCTCCTGCGGCGTTCGGCAGCGATGGCGAAGCCGAAGGCAGTGAGGCTGAGGGCGACCACAAGGATGTGGACAAGCGTAGAAGCCTTCCCTTCTCCCATCGCCCTCTTTTCTCACTCGCTCAAAGAAGTAAGAAGGTGTGGGGTGGTGTGAAGTGGAAAGTGCGAAGTAAGAGACGGCCGTGGAATAAAGGCAGCGCGGCCTCAGCAGCGGCCCCTACTTTTTCAACTCCGTGCTGTTAGATTGCCCGCAGAGTTGACTGGAATTTCAGGGCGTGTCACCAACCTCTTGCTCGTTGGTCTTTCGAATGGTCATCGCTCTGCATGTGATATCAATATGTTAACCTAAATCATTATTTTACTATATTGATGCTTGATATTTCTAATTTGTTAGTCTTTCATCTCAACCGAGATCAAGCAACATGTTTGCTTACATTTTGATGTCGTCAAGCATCAGATGGTTGGACACGTGATCCGtgaaaaatacaaaattcaGTGGGGCCAAAGAAACTTTTAGGATTTTCTCTCGGGCAGGCAAGCGATCCTTTGGAAGCTACCTCAAACGCATCCATGCAACTTGTTCACATCAGATCTAGTTCTCACCGACAAAATTCTGTAGTACCTACAGAGCCGCTTAAGGGAGTGGTCATGCGCTAGCGGAGAAAGGGCGAGCTCGAAGTGGCACGCACCTCCTTGCTTAGAAAACGAGTGTCAAAGACTCAAGTTCTTGGATGATGTTATCCCTCAAGATATtaaattttctgaaaaataatatttctaaATTTACGAGTTCATATCCCAGAAATGTTTGGATACATCCTCTTCTCTTATTGGATGGGACTTCTCTCTtccatcttgaagaagaagCGATATCGAAAGAAGAACTGGTATGGAGGCCATAATTTGTAGGGATATGCACTGATTAATCTGCTCCAGGAATCGAACTTAAATGAGAGAGAAATATCAAGATCATATAGGATCTTTTAAGAAGGTTGCTGGTCTCCACGAGGACCAAGACCAGGCATTGACTTTGCTACGCCTCAGAGAATGGGAAGATTGGCATTCTTATCGATACCTGATCTCCCAAAGGACCAAGACAGATATCTAAACAACAGGACTAATAACCAGACAAGCACTTTAATTTACAATATCTTCAACTAAGCATCATACCTGCAAAAATAATTGTTCTatatggattaaaaaaaaaacgaaaaagaaaaagaagtttcAGCACATACAAATTCATCGAAGTGCTAGTAAAAGCTGTCAAAACTTTGTTGGTGTCACCTATAAATTTAATGTCGTCACGCATTAGGCTTATGTTTAGGCCTGTGACTCTACTTCAGCCATTCAAGTTTTTCTCGGAGTGTTTCACCAATGTCATGAGCTTGGCTCAGAAGCATATTCCCAGGCAAGGCAATGTCCACCTCAACGAAGTATTGAGAACCGAAAGTATATGCTCTAACCGTAGCGATATGATTGATTCCTGCATGGCGATTCCAAATGATACCGTCAACTTCGCTAAGAAGTCAGGGGGTGCTGTTTTCCCAATTAATGACCATACATTCTCCACGACAGTCCTTGCCCATGTACTCATCGTGTATAAAGCTATCTGCAACAAAATCCAGTACGAATCAGCACAATCATGGATGGAGCATTGCTAGCCGGTCCTGGGCCAAATATCGATAGATACATCGACCAACTGAATTAATTACGTTGCTTTGTAGCACGTAGCATCTGTCTTTATTCGTCCTCTTTGCCCTTTACTAGAAAGCCAAGGAAAGCCGAAGCACTGTATTCTTTTTCCGTCTTCCATGGTAggggagggggaaaaaaaaagggaaaagggaAAAGTGAAAATAGCTATCGAAGAAGCAGGTATATAGAAAAGAGAAGAGATTAATTGGAGCATGACATACCAAGAGTCATCATACCAACATCCACTATCTCATCttcaattattctttttttttcatgagacaGAAAGACATTTATTAGAAATCGTTTCATTCAAAGCACCGCATTTGCCATCACTGTTAACATCACTCTTACTCGTAATAATTTCAGACCTTGGTCTTATGTTCTGGCCTATGAGTGAACTCGAAATCTATGTGCACAAATGCGCGTTCGACTTCCGGTAGCTGCTCAAGCTTTTCCTGGAGTGTTTCCCCGATGTCATGCGCCTGGCTCAAAGGCATATTACCAGGTAAGACTATATCTACTTCGACAAAATAGTGAGAACCAAATGTATATGCTCGGACTGTGTCAATATGCCTGATTTCTTCATGGTGATTCCAAATGAGGTATGTCAGCTTTGTTAGATAATCTGGTGGTGCAGTTTTCCCAACCAATGACCATACATTCTCGAGTACAGTCTTCGCCCATGTGCTTATTGTGTATAGAGCTATCTGCATCACAAGTTAACTAATTCATGAACACATTTGTGCttgatatcaaaaaaaaaaaaaaaagtattactAGTATTGTTGTTGGCATTTGCATGATAGGACTGGAAAACTTAAAACTGCATGAATTTAATTTTTGCACAGAGCACTTGTACATAATTATGTCTGTGGACGCATGGATGTATGCAGGCAGGCATATGTTTATAAATTAGATGCGATTAAATGTAAATAAGTCATCCTTGCAAATAAACTTACCAGTATTGCGCCAACAGGGTCCATCCACCAATAGAATCTAACAGCAAGTAAAGCTGTTGCGAGACCAATGGAGTTAGTGATGACATCAAAGAAATGATCTTGTGCATAAGCTCTGACGATATCATTTTGGAAGGTGCGGCAATACAGCATGAGGACGAACTTTACTATTGTAACTGAAGCCATAATGCCAACCATCCATTTCTCTTTTTTATGGTCAAAAGTAGGGTGAGCCTGCAATGTGTTCATTTTGGTGTTAGAAAGCAGCATCTAGGTTGATAATTGTTCACACAGATAAGCTTCTCTAAGATTGTGCAGCTTTCAAGGTTTGTTATATAAATGGGGAGTTATAATGAAAGATAAGTAAAATCAAAGATCAATTAGCTATTatcagattaaatttaaaaaaaaatatatacaatttATTTTACAATATGGAGCATATGTCACTTTGTGTCATACATTTAGAAGAACAAGGTAACTTTTCTGACCTTGAGAAAAGATTTAATGTACGATTAAGGGTCATCGTCATTAATAATACCATACAACAACAACACAAATTTCATTAGGCATATCAAATCAATTACTATTAGGTTTACTTGAAGAACATCTACCTGGGTAACGAGTTCTCGACCGGACTCTAACATCACCTGGAAACCGAGGGTAGCCATCACAGAAGCAAAAACTATAATTCCCTGCATAGTaaaaataataagatttaaCTTGTTTACAGGAAGATCACCGCAAATAACCAAGCAATTTACAAGTGTaagttaaatcttttctttttgtttcctttttctttcaagaaaaGGGTAGTTGAAGCAACCCATATTTCATTAAGCCAACAAAAGAGATACAGAGGAAAAAAGAGCAaacaaaaagcaaaacaaactaaaGCAGTCAAAAGTTTTGTAAAGGTATCTGTTCCGCATCTTCTTATGCTTCAAGAATTTATGCCACTGTGTTTCCTGAAACTCAATAAGCAGTAGATCTAAATTTACCCTTAGCATAAAAATTAATGTAACAGCTTAAATATGTTAATTATCTGAGCAATTTGTATATGAAAACCCAATCAAAATTCAATGAAGTGGCATCAAGATTTTTATCAAAGATATTGATTGTGAGTTGAAATGTATATTAATCTGTTCTCACCTACAGAGATCTCCCCCACTTTCATTCTTTAGTAAAAAGGTATCATCAAGTCATCGCTTTCCATGTTACCTACAGAAGTTTGCACTACTGATAATTTAAGGATTTTTTTCCCATAGTGTAACGTGCTCAATTATACGATGAAGAATTTGGAAGATATGACATGCTAACCTAAACCttattaaataatttcaatTAGCACCGATAAATATTTATAGAATTTACAGTTAGAACATTTAATTTATATTCTAGTTGGTCAATATCTACCACCACAGCATCATACTGGACCAAATGTAGGCAGCCCTCCTGCTTCTCTTTAGGGGAATGCCATATTTAGGTGAGGAATAAGTGTAAAAAGAGCATAAAGGATGCAATGCTTGTATTGTTAGTGTGGCACAGGGGTTATGCTGTAGTAAATTGGGCTATTGGGTGATAAGAAGAGAAAAGGCCATTTGGAGAACCCTGCTATGTGCTCAGAATACAAGTGCTAATAATGCCCCTCCACCTAACAAGCAGATGTTCTGGCTTTGAGTCTTGTGAACAGATGAGTCTCCCACCCTTTCTATCTCtcaatttaaaaaaagaaaaaaggaaagatgaTCAACTAGCAGCACATGCAGAAAAACTGAACGTCTGTTTTCATTTTGACATAATGTAGGATGACATGATGTTGGAAACAGGCTTACCACAGGTTGCATTCGCTTCTTGCCAATTGGATAGCTATACTGATTAGGTTTCTTCATTGCGTATGACGTAAACCAGAGAATAAACCCTGACAGAAGATCCAGCAAAGAGTCTAAAGTTGAAGCAATGACTGCCAAGGATTTGCTCTCAATAGATGCGTATACTTTTGCAGCAAAGAGGAATAAATTGGCAACATTGGAAGTATTAATTGCCATTCTTTCGCTCTTTTCTAGTTCTCTCAGCTCATCCTGAAGATAAAGTAAGAATCATCAGTAAGTTCTGTACACAATGTATGCAACCAATGGATGTCCATACGATGATTTTTTAAAAGGTAACTTCATTCTCATATTATGCATAAAATGCCACCCTATCCCTTTCTTCCATAATCTTATACATATGCAGAAGTTTGGATGTCACTGCTAATGAATGCCAATTAGCATCCATACATTTGGTAACCAAGCATCTCAAAATGATATTGGATGATAGAACTTTACAATGTTAtttagatctttttttttttttttgaagaacttTTCTTGTGAGAAAATTGAAGAAcatttcttgattttctttttctttagaaCATTTCTTGAGTACCTTACAAATAGAAGGAAAACATATAACTAAGAAGGGAAATTAAGATGATAGACCTCTGTAGAAGCTCCTGCTTGACAACCTAATTCAGTGATGCCTTCCATTTCATTGAATCCCTGTagaagcttttcttgcttcttgTAGTATTTCGCAATTTTACTTTGCTTACCTGAAAAACCAGAATATAGAGAAAAAGACATAACTTTGCATATACAATAAGTAATGTAAATAAACTTCAAAATTATAACCATAAATAATGACTAATAGTTCAAATGTGTCTTCGGAATGTTTGTCAATAATCATTGCCGGTATTGATCCTTGATTGAGAGATCAGAGCATgccataataatttttaaaacttAAGGTACAGATACTTTACAGTTTTGACTTTATTAAGGATAGGTAGAAGATTAGGTTGACATGATATAAATTTTACTATGcaaacaataaataacaaagtaGAACCTTCATACGATTTTATGTATTACTTGAGTAAAATACAACGACCCTGAAGTGATCAAGTTAATGCATAGGTGTTGCAAGGCTAATAGAGATAGAAATCTATATCTGGGATTTCAAATCCTGTGCTGGAGTTAACTAACCTGAGAAAACCATTTCTACTATGGTTATAACTTTTATCCTAAAGTATAACCAATAATACATAGCCCCAAAAGATAATGAACAATTCCCATTCCAATTCCTTGAGAAGTTCGATGAAATAAAAGTATTGGAAATCAATATAGATAAGAAATCACATTGCACTGTATTGGAAAATATGGAATGTTTTAAATGATTTAAACACAACTTGAAGGAGAAATTTGTAAGGTTGAATGGCTATAAGAAATTGgatgagaaaaatataaaagttgaATGATCGTCAAATCAAACACAAACAGAACATGGCCCTAAATTATATAGCCCTacatttttctcaaaagaaccaTATAGTAGTTCATGAAATGTAATGGAGGATCTCATACAGTCTGCTTTTCTTttgttagaaaaataaaaaagtcagGCCTGCAGCATTTGGTTCTATCAGCCTAAATTGGCCACCCATTGCTTGGACCGAATATTTCCGCCTAGTTTAAGCATGAATCGCTTGAATTCTTGAATCTCTGTTCGATTTAGTTTAAGTTTGGTATTTTGATTTTAATCAGCAGAATGCATTGCTAATTGTTTATGCAAATGGGCATCTAGAAACAGTCAAGTCAGATTGAACTGCAAGGCTATCGATCTGATTGTAGATTTCATGATACATGACCATCTTTATCAGAAATCTTTTGATCGTGTCTCCACCACTTCCAGACACAGACTTGGCTGCCAACTTGTTCGCTATTAAGCAAAGACACTccattttttctctctttaagAGTGGAAAGAGAACCTGTAAGACAAGAAACTGCTACGCTGTCCTGCAGATTCCCCAACAGTTAAAAACCAAGGACTCTATGGGCATTATTTTACaggaaaaaattaattttgaccTCAACACTTAATGGATAGACCTGGATTGTAGCTTTCAGGATAAGTTGTGAGGGCAGCATagttttgtttttcaaccaaaaGCCAAACAAATTTTCCTTTGTTTCTTTTATGGTGCTGCTGGCCTGTATATTGTGTTTGGCTTTTTAATCAACGCTGTTAAACCTTGAGTAGGGTGTTACAGAATCTACAGTGCCCGATATAATTACAGAGACTCCAGTAGTAAATATCCAAAAACCAACAGTAGTTCATTTCTCAGGTCTTCCATTTACTATAAGCGAAGAGGGCCCGCCCAAAGAAACTCCAGTAAATTGTAAGTACGTCAAGCGAAAATTCCCATCTCAGAGCACGACCATCAGTGAAGCCACTGCACCATAGTATATGAGCCTattgtgtatatatatagaccAGACACAGAAAATCCAACATTTACGTATATGTatgtctatgtatgtatgtatgacacacacacacagtatatatatatatatatatatatgtgtgtgtgtgtgtgtgtgtgtgtgtgtgtgtgtgtgtgtgtgtgtataaaaGTCTCCAAATATGAACGTTATTGCTGCactttattttctttcctatgacTCTCTGTCTCTTATAAAGGGCAAGGGCAGAATGAATTGCGAGTATTTATTAAATCAGGAATGCGTGGGTGGGTGTTGGTTTCTGGGTGTGGGTGTGGGTGTCTTCGTGGGCATATAGGAATGCGTGCGCATACGAGGTTGTGTGTGGGTCTGGGTGCAGGCGTGCTCGCGCGTGTGTAATTTTCTAGGTATGCATTTTTTGCATAAACCGGGACACAAGAATTGGATTGTGATGTAGATAGGAAAAAATTAATACTATaactaaatatttatatttatttttttatttaaaaatattatttgttaaGATTTTTTTAGTCTATTTTTTCTAATTAaggatataaaaaaataatattctgtTAAATTATTTAGATACTTATATCTAAATCTTCATAATGAAAAGTTCAACCTTTTACCAACCTTTATAAATGGTATCTataaaatttcataaatatTCAAATGTCCAATACGTATCGTATGTAGCTAAGTATCTGTCATGGATTTTTGGGGCCACACACAGGTGTCACACAATATATAAGTGGGCTTCCTTTGCGCATGCACTCTATGGTAGAACGATAAAACAAATGCATCtagaaaaaaagattttttttataaatttctaTTTTGTGAAAACATACTTCCAGATGTACACGTTTGCCTTCAAAATCATCCCAACGAATCCGATTATGCCTCTATAAACTAATTGCATGCATCATCAAACAGGACACAAGAAACGGATTGTGATACATATCTAAATATGTGAGTCggcaagagagaaaaaaaaatacgatAGGATAAAATTAATACTACaactaaatatttatatttattttttatttaaaaatattattttttaagatttttttaatctattttTTCTCGTTCCAACTTACTAACCaaagatataaaaaaataatattctgtTAAGTTATTTAGATACTTGTATCATTGGCGCATTCTCATAAAGTAAAGTTCAACTTTCTGCCAATTGATAGCTataaaatttcataaatatTCAAACGTCCCATGCGTATCGTACTCCAGCTAACTAATATCTGTTATGGATTTTTAGGGCCACACACAAGTGTCTCGATAACACAATATATAAATGGACTTCCTTTGTGCAGCCGTGCGTGCATGAACGTGTGGTTTTGAATGTGTGCGCATGCAGTCTATGATAGAGCGATAAAACAAATGCATCTAGAAAAAgagatttttttataaatttctattttctgaaaaaatacttCCTGATGTACAAGTTTGCCTTCAAAATCGTCCCAACGCATGAATCGGATTATGCCTCTATAAACTAATTGCGTGCATCATCAAACTAATCTTTTACTAGCAAAATAGTCTCTGTTTCCATTCAATCACCTCATGTCCCCACCGCGTTATAAGATTAATAGCACGAGACGAGTAGGAGAGCGTTGAAGGCGAGGACCGCGAGAGGAGACATACCATGGGTCCTACGGAACACTCGTGAGACAAAGGAAGGGTCTTTGGGCCCTTCCGGCATCTGGAAGTCGCTCATGTCAAGCCTCCAACTCTGtgacgccgccgccgccgccgcctccccttTCAGCCTCATCGGCGAAAGCAGCTCCGTCCTGTAGTCCGTCGACTCGCACCGGAGCTCCATCGCCATGCCCGACTCCCTTCTCCTCTCCTAGTTAGTACACACAACTCCTtggagaagaataagaagacaGGAAGCGGAGTGGGTATTGGTTAGGAGTTTGATGACGGCACTGCGTGCTTCTTTTGGGAAGCACTTGagtttttttactttttgcGGATGGGTGCAGGCCGCGGCGGTGCTTGGCACGCCCTGCTTTAATTGGTGGGGCGGCGAACTGAGCGTGATAGAGTTGATAAGATCAAAGGCACGCCAAAAGAGTAATCCGAGAAAGCTGAAACGTCGGTTACCGACTGGGATCCCCACCCCCTGTTTGGGGTCGAACAGCTTTGGATTCTGGGTTCGACCATGTGTCATCTTTTGATAGGCTTTGCTGGTGGGTTCAGGTGTTGGAACTATGGGTCCCACTTGAAGTGGGAAGTTTGCTCTTGGTAACCGTAGAGCGCCACTTCCGCTGAACCCTCCAACTAATCTGGCCACGTTGCTCCAACCATACGAAGTCCAACTAACGTGGCCGACCGCTCCAGGTTttctaattaaatataaaataaacctTTACGaagaaaatacaaaataaacttatatttttatttgaaaaacacTACCACATGGAAATAAAAACATAAGAAATAAGTATGAAATCTTTAACTCAGATTGGATAGGAAGGAttgaaatattgaaaactagAGTTGCTGTTCCCGGAGAAATCTAGTATTTCCTAGACCGTTAGGATTTAGATATTAGAATATTTTAGAGAGATCTCATTGAATATAGTATTTAGTTGTAAAAAGGAAACTAAAATCAAATTTACATATCATTATTgttatattaaaaatttattaaaatggaTGATGTTTCATTcatgaataaatttaaaaaaagatttttttttttttagatgaaaCATCCTTACGTACCTATGACTAGATAATTATAATGTTGgtctcctctctctttcctttcaaaagaaaaggataacaaAAAGTATCTTGGCTCTCACGTGCTGCACCAGTTCGCTCGGACGTACAGACTCGGGCTGAAACTTAGTTTCGTGATTCTCTCGACATCGCCCGTGGAAAAAAACGTTATTATGGCCGTGAAAGGGTGGTAACTCAGCCAATGCGACAACTGAGTAGGTTTGATGGAGGGTTCGGATTGTATTCTCTTGTGCGAAAGATACTACCTGTACTTTTTGATAAAGGGGATTCTGTCACGCAATCAAACATCTGTACAATGAATTAGTTCATGACCTCCGTGGCCTATCAACTCGACGAGGGCTTAAGGAGACACGCAAAAGTTGATTCCACTAACATGACTCATCTTGTGCAGGTGCTATGCCTCATGGATGCACGCGTCTTATACCGGACAAATGTCCCTTCTTTGCGTGCGTCCCTTCCTTGATCAGGTGAGAGGTACACATGCCGACATGCGGCTCTAATGCAGTCTGAGATGGGTCTtcgtttttatttttcaataggAGACACTTCTAATACATACGTATGATGGAGATCTAACAACCAGATTGAGGAGCCAAGGATATTTGCAACAATGCTAATTGTAGCATAAGTTACAATCTTTCATGCACTTGTTCAAAAGACTCTTTGATTGACAAATTTTACTGAAAAATtacaaattttaaaataaacaaaatttataaatatgatTGCATGCTTTTTATAGTAAAATCCACTTTGTCAAAATTGGTAAGTCATCAAATCTCAAAAATAAGTTTTATTGAAGGTAGTTTCTCCATTATGTTTTGCAAAATACGTTTTGTAGAAATCATGTCTTAT
It includes:
- the LOC103712907 gene encoding metal tolerance protein 7-like produces the protein MAMELRCESTDYRTELLSPMRLKGEAAAAAASQSWRLDMSDFQMPEGPKDPSFVSRVFRRTHGKQSKIAKYYKKQEKLLQGFNEMEGITELGCQAGASTEDELRELEKSERMAINTSNVANLFLFAAKVYASIESKSLAVIASTLDSLLDLLSGFILWFTSYAMKKPNQYSYPIGKKRMQPVGIIVFASVMATLGFQVMLESGRELVTQAHPTFDHKKEKWMVGIMASVTIVKFVLMLYCRTFQNDIVRAYAQDHFFDVITNSIGLATALLAVRFYWWMDPVGAILIALYTISTWAKTVLENVWSLVGKTAPPDYLTKLTYLIWNHHEEIRHIDTVRAYTFGSHYFVEVDIVLPGNMPLSQAHDIGETLQEKLEQLPEVERAFVHIDFEFTHRPEHKTKV